A genomic stretch from Cloacibacterium caeni includes:
- a CDS encoding cytochrome c: MQTHDYFDKIAKIAKENYSQKEIQKELNSLMNNCVACHRTYKNNLKRIKL, encoded by the coding sequence ATGCAAACCCACGATTATTTTGATAAAATTGCCAAAATAGCGAAAGAAAATTATTCGCAGAAAGAAATTCAAAAAGAACTAAATAGTTTGATGAATAATTGTGTTGCTTGTCATAGAACCTATAAAAATAACCTGAAAAGAATAAAATTATGA
- a CDS encoding MFS transporter, protein MIKVFDIRALFAATFVTLLTLLLIMIGSRSLQNFDAALVAYLFGTLFAIFGIAYRYSVWIQRPPTKIYFKRSLTTLFSKEFIHFSWFTIQDFFKNIVFQNFILKRGKKKGIAHLMMAIGCTMAFAITIPLTFGWIHFTLVPETGLNPNVEDIYTAHFFGFEVFNFPIKSIVGFFTFGALNWCSVLVIIGATYFLQKRLKDPGLIATQTFEGDILPLLLLILVSLTGLGLTLDYEFMHGKAYEFIAVTHAFFVIIFLIWMPFGKFFHIIQRPAQIGAHIYKEVGKKKGMQICKQTGIEYTTQLHVSDLKDITKALGFNLDDEEGNSLLDYSPEGKRDLLAIAHLNARKESGKFFG, encoded by the coding sequence ATGATTAAAGTATTTGATATCAGAGCATTATTTGCAGCTACTTTTGTAACATTATTAACACTTTTACTTATAATGATAGGTTCAAGAAGTTTACAAAACTTTGATGCAGCACTAGTAGCTTATCTTTTTGGTACCCTATTTGCTATTTTTGGTATTGCCTATCGTTATAGTGTTTGGATACAAAGACCCCCCACTAAAATCTATTTTAAAAGAAGTTTAACAACTTTGTTTTCTAAAGAATTTATCCATTTTTCGTGGTTTACTATTCAAGATTTTTTCAAGAATATTGTTTTTCAAAATTTCATCCTCAAAAGAGGAAAGAAAAAAGGAATTGCCCACTTAATGATGGCAATCGGTTGTACCATGGCTTTTGCAATTACTATTCCGCTTACTTTTGGCTGGATTCATTTTACATTGGTACCAGAAACTGGTTTAAATCCTAATGTAGAAGATATTTACACCGCACACTTTTTCGGTTTTGAAGTTTTTAATTTTCCAATTAAATCCATTGTTGGTTTTTTTACTTTTGGAGCACTCAACTGGTGTTCAGTTTTGGTTATAATTGGTGCGACCTATTTTCTACAAAAAAGATTAAAAGACCCAGGCCTTATAGCTACACAAACTTTTGAAGGTGATATTCTACCTTTATTATTGTTAATACTTGTCTCGCTTACAGGATTAGGACTTACTTTGGATTATGAATTTATGCACGGCAAAGCTTACGAATTTATTGCTGTTACTCACGCTTTTTTTGTTATTATTTTTCTTATTTGGATGCCTTTTGGGAAATTTTTTCACATTATACAAAGACCTGCACAGATTGGCGCTCATATCTATAAAGAAGTTGGTAAAAAAAAAGGAATGCAAATTTGCAAACAAACAGGTATTGAATATACCACTCAGTTGCATGTATCCGATTTAAAAGACATTACCAAAGCGCTAGGCTTCAACTTGGATGATGAAGAAGGAAATTCTTTGTTAGATTATAGCCCAGAGGGTAAAAGAGACTTACTCGCAATTGCTCATCTTAATGCTAGAAAAGAATCAGGAAAATTTTTTGGATAA
- the carB gene encoding carbamoyl-phosphate synthase large subunit, with product MKRTDIKTILVIGSGPIIIGQAAEFDYAGTQACLALKEEGYRVILINSNPATIMTDVEIADKVYIEPISLPFVSHIIRKERPDALLPTLGGQTGLNMAVELQNSGILEECGVEVLGTKLSAINRAEDRDLFRELMRELNEPVPDSDIVNTVEGALAFAEKIGYPVIVRPAFTMGGTGGGIAHDEYQLTEIAELGLKHSPVTQCLIEKSIAGFKEIEYEVMRDKNDNAIVVCNMENIDPVGVHTGDSIVVAPSQTLSDREYQMLRNASLKIIRALGIEGGCNVQLALDPHSFNYYIIEVNPRVSRSSALASKATGYPIAKLAAKIAVGLTLDEMLNPVTGKTYACFEPALDYVVTKIPRFPFDKFETADRRLSTQMKATGEVMAIGRSFEESLMKAIRSLETGLQHLGLKTKPALALTDEDIERRIRVCDDERLFIIGEALRRGYDWETIVEWSKIDKFFVWKFKKLIDFEKTIAENKFNKEILLEAKRLGFSDINIAHLWETDHREIFKFRKENGVMPVYKMVDTCAAEFESATPYFYGTYEEENESIPSDKEKIIVLGSGPIRIGQGVEFDYATVHSVWAIKQMGYEAIIINNNPETVSTDFSISDKLYFEPLTEEDVMNIIELEKPKGVIVQFGGQTAINLADKLAAHGVEILGTSLEDLDRAENRDKFEQALQELGIPQPLGKTCFSKEEAIKIANEIGFPVLVRPSYVLGGRAMEIVYNDAELDHYMEHAVDASPEHPVLVDRYLTGKEVEVDAICDGETTVIPGIMEHIERAGVHSGDSIAVYPPQTLTPEQIATLEDYTKRLAKGLKVIGLMNIQYVISDGNVYVIEVNPRSSRTVPFLSKITEVPMANLATKAILGANLKDLGYQDGLVPNKEGIFVKVPVFSFSKLTRVDVTLGPEMKSTGEVMGKDSTLEKALYKGLIGAGRKVPLHGSILFTIDDVNKPEAARLAKRFYDIGFKIWATRGTSRYFNELNIPTKIGYKIEEETENLISLIQKGKVQYVVNTTTKGKQSMNDGFLIRRTSVENGVPCLTSMDTVEAMLKVIESMTFKMEKM from the coding sequence ATGAAAAGAACAGATATTAAAACCATTTTAGTAATAGGAAGCGGCCCAATTATCATCGGGCAAGCTGCAGAATTTGATTACGCAGGAACTCAAGCTTGCCTTGCATTAAAAGAAGAAGGGTACAGAGTTATCCTCATCAATTCTAATCCTGCAACCATCATGACCGATGTAGAAATTGCAGACAAAGTATACATAGAGCCTATTTCTCTTCCATTTGTAAGTCATATCATCAGAAAAGAACGTCCAGATGCGCTTTTGCCAACTTTGGGTGGACAAACTGGATTGAACATGGCGGTAGAATTACAGAATTCTGGAATTTTAGAAGAATGTGGAGTAGAAGTTCTTGGGACTAAACTTTCTGCCATCAATAGAGCAGAAGACAGAGATTTGTTCCGTGAATTAATGAGAGAATTAAACGAGCCGGTTCCAGATTCTGATATTGTAAATACAGTAGAAGGAGCATTAGCTTTTGCAGAAAAAATTGGTTATCCAGTAATCGTTCGTCCTGCTTTTACCATGGGTGGAACAGGTGGTGGAATCGCTCATGATGAATACCAACTGACAGAAATTGCAGAACTAGGACTGAAACATTCTCCAGTGACTCAATGTTTAATTGAAAAATCAATTGCTGGGTTTAAAGAAATAGAATACGAAGTAATGCGCGACAAAAACGATAACGCTATCGTGGTTTGTAACATGGAAAACATAGATCCAGTAGGTGTTCATACTGGAGATTCTATTGTAGTAGCGCCTTCGCAAACGCTTTCTGACAGAGAATATCAAATGCTCAGAAATGCTTCACTTAAAATTATTAGAGCTCTCGGAATTGAAGGAGGTTGTAACGTACAGTTGGCTTTAGACCCTCATTCTTTCAACTATTATATCATCGAAGTAAATCCTAGAGTTTCTAGAAGTTCGGCTTTAGCAAGTAAAGCAACGGGTTATCCTATTGCGAAATTAGCGGCTAAAATTGCAGTAGGACTTACTTTAGACGAAATGCTTAATCCGGTGACTGGAAAAACTTATGCTTGTTTCGAGCCTGCCCTGGATTATGTAGTGACTAAAATTCCTAGATTCCCATTTGATAAATTCGAAACTGCCGACAGAAGACTTTCTACGCAGATGAAAGCAACGGGTGAAGTGATGGCGATTGGTAGAAGTTTTGAAGAATCATTAATGAAAGCCATTCGTTCTTTAGAAACGGGATTGCAACATTTAGGATTAAAAACCAAACCAGCACTTGCTTTAACAGACGAAGATATCGAACGCAGAATTAGAGTGTGTGATGACGAAAGATTATTCATCATCGGCGAAGCTTTAAGAAGAGGTTATGATTGGGAAACCATTGTAGAATGGAGTAAAATAGATAAATTCTTCGTTTGGAAATTCAAAAAACTGATTGATTTTGAAAAAACCATTGCGGAAAATAAATTCAACAAAGAAATATTACTGGAAGCGAAAAGATTAGGCTTCTCAGACATTAATATCGCACATCTTTGGGAAACAGACCACAGAGAAATCTTCAAGTTCAGAAAAGAAAACGGAGTAATGCCGGTTTACAAAATGGTAGATACTTGCGCCGCAGAATTTGAATCTGCTACTCCTTATTTCTACGGAACGTATGAAGAAGAAAACGAGAGCATTCCTTCTGATAAAGAAAAAATTATCGTTTTAGGTTCTGGTCCTATCAGAATTGGTCAAGGTGTAGAATTTGATTACGCTACCGTTCATTCAGTTTGGGCGATTAAGCAAATGGGTTACGAAGCGATTATCATCAATAATAACCCAGAAACCGTTTCTACAGATTTCTCGATTTCAGATAAACTATATTTCGAGCCTTTAACTGAGGAAGATGTAATGAACATCATAGAACTCGAAAAACCAAAAGGAGTGATTGTACAATTTGGTGGACAAACTGCAATCAACCTTGCAGATAAATTGGCCGCTCATGGAGTAGAAATTCTGGGAACTTCTCTAGAAGATTTGGACAGAGCCGAAAACAGAGATAAATTCGAACAAGCACTTCAGGAACTTGGAATTCCTCAACCATTAGGTAAAACGTGTTTCTCTAAAGAAGAAGCAATTAAAATTGCCAATGAAATTGGATTCCCAGTTTTAGTGAGACCAAGTTACGTTCTGGGAGGAAGAGCCATGGAAATCGTTTACAACGATGCCGAACTAGACCATTACATGGAACATGCGGTAGATGCAAGTCCAGAACATCCTGTGTTAGTAGACCGTTACCTCACCGGAAAAGAAGTAGAAGTAGATGCAATTTGCGATGGCGAAACTACTGTAATTCCTGGAATTATGGAACACATCGAAAGAGCAGGAGTTCACTCAGGAGATTCTATTGCGGTATATCCTCCACAAACGCTTACTCCAGAACAAATTGCAACACTGGAAGATTATACCAAACGTTTAGCAAAAGGGTTGAAAGTAATAGGTTTAATGAATATTCAGTATGTAATTTCTGATGGAAATGTCTATGTGATTGAGGTAAATCCTCGTTCATCGAGAACCGTTCCTTTCTTGTCAAAAATTACAGAAGTTCCAATGGCGAATTTAGCGACCAAAGCAATTCTCGGAGCAAATCTGAAAGATTTAGGCTACCAAGATGGATTGGTTCCAAATAAAGAAGGAATTTTTGTAAAAGTACCAGTATTCTCGTTCAGTAAATTAACAAGAGTAGATGTAACTTTAGGGCCAGAAATGAAATCTACTGGAGAAGTAATGGGCAAAGATTCTACGCTAGAAAAAGCCTTGTACAAAGGTTTAATCGGTGCAGGTAGAAAAGTTCCTTTACACGGTTCTATCTTATTTACCATAGATGATGTGAACAAGCCAGAAGCTGCAAGATTAGCAAAAAGATTCTACGATATAGGTTTCAAAATTTGGGCAACCAGAGGAACTTCTAGATATTTTAACGAGCTCAATATCCCAACCAAAATTGGTTATAAAATAGAAGAAGAAACAGAGAACTTAATCAGTTTAATCCAGAAAGGAAAAGTACAATATGTAGTCAATACCACTACTAAAGGAAAACAATCGATGAATGACGGATTCTTAATTCGTAGAACTTCGGTAGAAAATGGTGTTCCTTGTCTTACCAGTATGGATACTGTGGAAGCAATGCTCAAAGTAATCGAAAGCATGACTTTCAAAATGGAAAAAATGTAA
- a CDS encoding MFS transporter, whose product MKNSDWLTNYDATSETFWQNEGKKIAWKTLTITTIALTMSFATWFLFSVVVIKLPKIGFKFSDNQLFWLAAMPGLAGGLLRILNTFLIPMFGTKKVITVTTFLKIIPLLMLGFAVMDPSSTFGYFMLIAFLLGIGGGDFSSYMPSTSLFFPKKELGTALGVQAGIGNFGVSLVQLLSPLIIGLSIFSFMGGGEIIAETGKTIYLENIAFIYIIPLFLVGIWAWFSLKSIPVVASFKEQMDIFGDKHTWYCTLTYFMTFGTFAGMAAAFPMMIKSLYVPLESDLDPLEFAFYGPLIGSATRVFFGKIADKTGGAILTHITGIALIILFSVLIFGGFLTPTTIDQFPYFVGIVMLIFFFTGIGNAATFKQFPMIFSDSPRKAAGVIGWTAAIAAFGPFVFNVLISTSKSISGDARLFFGLMLFICVFATFINWKFYTKKGCERPS is encoded by the coding sequence ATGAAAAACTCGGATTGGCTTACTAACTATGATGCCACTAGCGAAACGTTTTGGCAAAACGAAGGCAAAAAAATTGCTTGGAAAACACTTACCATAACTACAATTGCTCTTACAATGTCTTTTGCAACATGGTTTTTGTTCAGTGTAGTGGTGATAAAATTACCCAAAATTGGTTTTAAATTTTCTGACAATCAATTATTTTGGTTAGCAGCAATGCCTGGTTTAGCAGGCGGCTTATTACGGATCCTTAATACTTTTCTTATTCCGATGTTTGGAACCAAAAAAGTAATTACTGTAACCACATTTTTAAAAATTATCCCTTTGTTAATGCTCGGTTTTGCGGTAATGGATCCTAGCTCAACCTTTGGCTACTTCATGCTTATTGCTTTTTTATTAGGAATTGGTGGTGGCGATTTTTCATCTTATATGCCTTCTACATCACTGTTTTTTCCGAAAAAAGAATTGGGAACAGCTTTAGGAGTACAAGCAGGAATAGGCAATTTTGGAGTTAGTTTGGTACAATTACTTTCTCCATTAATTATAGGGCTATCTATTTTTTCATTTATGGGAGGTGGCGAAATAATAGCCGAAACAGGAAAAACTATCTATTTAGAAAACATTGCATTTATTTATATTATTCCTTTATTTTTAGTAGGAATTTGGGCGTGGTTTTCATTAAAAAGCATTCCTGTGGTTGCTTCTTTCAAAGAGCAAATGGATATTTTTGGGGATAAGCATACTTGGTATTGTACACTTACATATTTTATGACTTTTGGTACTTTTGCAGGGATGGCAGCCGCTTTTCCGATGATGATTAAGAGTTTATATGTGCCATTAGAAAGCGACCTAGACCCTTTGGAATTTGCATTTTATGGGCCACTTATTGGTTCTGCAACAAGAGTTTTTTTTGGGAAAATTGCCGATAAAACTGGCGGTGCTATACTTACTCATATTACAGGAATTGCACTCATTATTTTATTTTCAGTTTTGATATTTGGAGGATTTTTAACCCCAACAACTATAGATCAGTTTCCTTATTTTGTAGGAATTGTAATGCTTATTTTCTTTTTTACAGGAATTGGAAACGCTGCTACCTTCAAACAATTTCCTATGATTTTTTCAGACTCGCCAAGAAAAGCAGCGGGTGTTATTGGTTGGACTGCCGCCATTGCTGCTTTCGGACCTTTTGTATTTAATGTATTAATTTCCACTTCAAAATCGATTTCTGGAGATGCACGATTATTTTTTGGATTAATGCTTTTTATTTGCGTGTTTGCAACTTTTATCAACTGGAAATTTTACACTAAAAAAGGCTGTGAAAGACCCAGCTAA
- a CDS encoding alginate export family protein translates to MIKKIIIGVFVLGALPVFSQVDSLKIGLDFITRAELDNGQKTLIAEGKSAENTVVSRARLNMDYFYQNLQLYFSIQDARTWGENASTASKNQNFVLNEAWAKYQFTPKAALKIGRQMLSYDDERLIGGLDWAMQGRSFDAAKGIFNFNKNSKLEVAITYNNDDNDTNDSAENEIYDIVDGGEKAKSLQILHYQFQNANKFQFSSIALNSVVQNTISGTHYDMLTLGVNAKKYFENFGFFGSVYYQSGKNTNAQSKSAYQFSINADFIISKKFNAVLGTEWLSGRDYDTPNTENKSFSPFYGTNHKFNGYMDYFFVGNHFNSYGLNDYYLKTTTKFNPKSSFMVNLHAFTTNGKLANDQSSYLGTETDMVFAYKFSKMFVMNVGHSFMFASNSMEILKAVNTPKNLQTWSWIQLNFVPSFRLK, encoded by the coding sequence ATGATAAAAAAAATAATAATTGGTGTTTTTGTTTTGGGAGCTTTGCCAGTTTTTTCCCAAGTAGATAGCCTAAAAATAGGATTAGATTTCATAACTCGTGCAGAGCTAGATAATGGACAAAAAACATTAATAGCAGAAGGAAAATCTGCAGAAAACACCGTTGTTTCTAGAGCAAGATTAAATATGGATTATTTTTATCAAAATCTACAACTTTACTTCTCCATTCAAGATGCTAGAACTTGGGGCGAAAACGCTTCTACAGCTTCTAAAAATCAAAATTTTGTATTGAATGAAGCTTGGGCTAAATATCAATTTACACCAAAAGCTGCCCTGAAAATTGGACGACAAATGCTATCTTATGATGATGAAAGGTTGATTGGCGGTTTAGATTGGGCAATGCAAGGCAGAAGTTTTGATGCTGCTAAAGGAATTTTCAATTTCAATAAAAATTCTAAATTAGAAGTTGCAATTACTTACAACAATGATGATAACGATACCAATGATAGTGCTGAAAACGAAATCTACGATATTGTAGATGGTGGTGAAAAAGCAAAATCTTTGCAAATACTTCATTATCAATTTCAAAACGCCAATAAATTTCAGTTTTCTAGCATAGCACTCAATTCAGTAGTACAAAACACAATCTCTGGAACGCATTATGATATGCTTACTTTGGGCGTAAATGCAAAAAAATATTTTGAAAATTTCGGATTTTTTGGTTCAGTTTATTATCAATCTGGCAAAAATACCAATGCACAAAGCAAGTCTGCCTATCAGTTTTCCATCAATGCAGATTTTATCATCAGTAAAAAATTCAATGCAGTTTTAGGAACTGAATGGCTTTCTGGTAGAGATTATGATACTCCAAACACTGAAAACAAATCTTTTAGTCCGTTTTATGGAACCAATCATAAATTTAATGGATATATGGATTATTTCTTTGTAGGAAATCATTTCAATTCTTATGGTTTAAATGATTATTACCTGAAAACGACCACTAAATTCAACCCCAAATCTTCGTTTATGGTGAACCTTCATGCATTTACCACCAACGGAAAATTGGCAAATGACCAATCATCTTATTTAGGAACTGAAACCGATATGGTTTTTGCGTATAAATTTAGCAAAATGTTTGTGATGAATGTAGGACATTCATTTATGTTTGCAAGCAACTCTATGGAAATACTTAAGGCAGTAAACACACCGAAAAATTTACAAACATGGAGTTGGATTCAGCTCAATTTTGTACCTTCGTTTCGCTTAAAATAA
- a CDS encoding MFS transporter, protein MNTHLTNSLLISHKVLFLNTLAFTICFAAWTMNGVLVTYLTDNGIYNWSVVETGWLLGIPILSGSIMRLPLGLLTDKYGGQKVFTTLLILCSIPYFLLYYVDSYWLYFSLSALFGMVGTSFAVGIAFTSVWYPQNWQGRALGIFGMGNAGAAITTLLAPSLLNYLSEDNPENGWRMLPIFYGITLLIIGFVFMFFVKNKKPETQVKTIGGLLKPLKNIRVWRFGLYYFLVFGLFVAFSQWLLPYYVNVYKTSLVLGGMLASAFSLPSGVIRALGGFLSDKFGARKVMYWVLYSSLIISGLLMLPKMEILTPGKGIVAKKKGTITAISNEKIALNNEDISIKTKPEIPEKVSVLPKSFSWQEVVVKQNQTVKKKELLAKGNTLIKFEAHITVFSILVILIGIMWGIGKAAVYKHIPEYFPNEVGVVGGMVGLIGGLGGFIGPILFGYLLDYSGLWTSSWIFVFIVSAIALFWMSNVIKKMTHNEAPNIKYRIDH, encoded by the coding sequence ATGAATACACATCTCACTAATTCTTTATTAATTTCACATAAAGTTTTATTTCTTAATACACTTGCATTTACCATTTGTTTTGCCGCTTGGACAATGAACGGTGTTTTAGTAACCTATCTTACAGATAATGGCATTTATAACTGGAGTGTAGTAGAAACAGGTTGGCTACTCGGAATTCCTATTTTATCAGGTTCGATTATGAGATTGCCTTTGGGCTTACTAACTGATAAATATGGTGGGCAAAAAGTATTCACCACATTACTTATCCTTTGTAGTATTCCTTACTTTTTATTGTATTATGTAGATTCTTATTGGTTATATTTTTCATTAAGTGCATTGTTCGGTATGGTGGGGACAAGTTTTGCGGTAGGTATTGCTTTTACATCAGTTTGGTATCCTCAAAATTGGCAAGGACGAGCGTTAGGAATTTTCGGAATGGGCAATGCAGGAGCTGCCATCACTACTTTATTAGCTCCAAGTTTGCTCAATTATCTTTCGGAAGACAACCCCGAAAACGGCTGGAGAATGTTACCTATTTTCTACGGAATTACTCTTTTAATCATAGGTTTTGTTTTTATGTTTTTCGTCAAGAATAAAAAACCAGAGACACAAGTCAAAACGATTGGCGGATTATTAAAGCCATTAAAAAACATACGAGTGTGGCGTTTTGGATTGTATTATTTTTTAGTATTTGGCTTATTTGTAGCTTTTTCGCAATGGCTTTTACCATACTATGTAAATGTATATAAAACTTCTTTAGTTTTAGGAGGGATGCTTGCTTCAGCATTTAGCTTACCCAGTGGTGTAATACGAGCGTTGGGGGGATTTTTATCAGATAAATTTGGAGCAAGAAAAGTAATGTATTGGGTATTATACTCTTCCCTAATCATTAGTGGTTTATTAATGCTCCCGAAAATGGAAATTTTAACGCCTGGAAAAGGAATTGTTGCCAAGAAAAAAGGAACAATAACAGCCATTTCTAATGAAAAAATTGCTTTGAATAACGAAGATATTTCGATAAAAACCAAGCCCGAAATTCCTGAAAAAGTATCCGTTTTACCCAAATCATTTTCTTGGCAAGAAGTGGTAGTAAAACAAAACCAAACAGTAAAAAAGAAAGAACTTTTAGCAAAAGGAAACACACTTATCAAATTTGAAGCTCACATTACTGTTTTTTCAATTTTAGTTATATTAATAGGTATTATGTGGGGGATTGGCAAAGCAGCAGTGTATAAACATATACCCGAATATTTTCCGAATGAAGTAGGTGTTGTAGGTGGAATGGTAGGATTGATAGGTGGATTGGGCGGATTTATAGGTCCCATCTTATTTGGTTATTTGCTCGATTACTCTGGTTTATGGACCAGTTCGTGGATTTTTGTATTCATAGTTTCCGCCATTGCCTTGTTTTGGATGAGCAACGTCATCAAAAAAATGACGCACAACGAAGCTCCGAACATTAAATACAGAATAGATCATTAA
- a CDS encoding IS982 family transposase produces MSNLEANYNLILNNLREISGIEDFYFKPIKPKLSDIELISLVILAEFKSIDSEHQLFREIKGFEIGPNIERSVYNRRKRKLFPFIEEIRMKMVDKLNESENYFIVDSMPLEVCKISRSFRSKICKDVDYAYPNKGFCASQNLHFYGYKLHAVCLISSVFQSFDISPASVHDIHYLQDIKLQMSDCVLLGDKGYLSQTIQLDLFNEVNIELETPKRKNQKDYKPQFYQFKKYRKRIETLFSQLCDQFMIRRNYAKTFEGFKTRILAKITTLTTIQFLNKFVFDRNINNLKINLV; encoded by the coding sequence ATGAGCAACCTTGAAGCAAATTACAATTTAATTTTAAATAATTTAAGAGAAATTTCAGGAATTGAAGATTTTTATTTCAAGCCGATAAAACCGAAACTGTCTGACATAGAGTTGATTAGCCTAGTAATTTTAGCAGAATTTAAGTCTATTGATTCTGAACATCAACTCTTTAGAGAGATAAAAGGTTTTGAGATTGGGCCAAATATTGAAAGAAGTGTTTACAACAGAAGGAAGCGAAAACTATTTCCCTTTATAGAAGAAATAAGAATGAAAATGGTGGATAAATTAAATGAATCTGAAAACTATTTTATAGTGGACAGTATGCCTTTGGAAGTTTGCAAAATATCGCGTTCTTTTAGGAGCAAAATCTGCAAAGATGTAGATTATGCATATCCAAACAAAGGGTTTTGTGCTTCGCAGAATCTGCATTTTTATGGGTATAAACTACATGCAGTTTGTTTAATTTCTAGTGTTTTTCAGAGTTTTGATATTTCTCCCGCATCTGTTCACGACATTCATTACTTGCAAGATATAAAGCTTCAAATGTCTGATTGTGTGTTGCTTGGAGACAAAGGTTATTTATCTCAAACCATTCAGTTAGATTTATTTAATGAAGTAAATATAGAGTTAGAAACTCCGAAAAGAAAAAATCAAAAAGACTACAAGCCACAGTTTTATCAGTTCAAAAAATATCGGAAAAGAATTGAAACATTATTCTCTCAACTATGCGACCAATTTATGATTAGAAGAAATTATGCCAAAACTTTTGAAGGTTTTAAGACAAGAATTTTGGCTAAAATTACAACGCTTACTACTATTCAATTTTTGAATAAATTTGTATTTGATAGGAACATAAACAATCTAAAAATAAATCTCGTTTAA
- a CDS encoding RrF2 family transcriptional regulator — protein sequence MIFSNSCQYAIKSCIYLAVKQDKVKQDKIDVTEISEFINSPVSFTSKILQKLAKSNIIYSAKGRVGGFYLDNLQYQTTTIKDICEIFDNDGTLKGCILGLSKCNKKNPCSIHHYALEIRDKIKYILSLKICDVKDVGNNLIFLIDKPIIKNKLYEMFVDKFPNSKSKKFEEELIISYAQKYGRNISFE from the coding sequence ATGATATTCTCCAATTCTTGTCAATATGCAATAAAATCATGTATATATCTCGCTGTTAAACAGGATAAGGTTAAACAGGATAAGATAGATGTCACTGAAATTTCTGAGTTTATTAATTCTCCAGTTTCGTTTACATCCAAAATCTTACAAAAACTAGCAAAAAGTAACATCATTTATTCTGCAAAAGGTAGAGTTGGAGGGTTTTATCTAGATAATCTACAATATCAAACTACTACCATTAAAGATATTTGTGAAATTTTTGACAATGATGGGACTCTGAAAGGTTGTATATTGGGTCTTTCTAAGTGTAACAAAAAAAATCCTTGCTCTATACATCATTATGCTTTGGAAATCAGGGATAAAATCAAATATATTTTATCCCTTAAAATCTGTGATGTCAAAGATGTAGGAAACAATCTGATATTTTTAATTGATAAACCAATTATTAAAAATAAACTTTATGAAATGTTTGTAGATAAATTTCCAAATTCCAAAAGTAAGAAGTTTGAAGAGGAACTAATTATATCTTATGCTCAAAAATATGGAAGAAATATTAGTTTTGAATAA